One Vallitalea pronyensis genomic region harbors:
- a CDS encoding RpiB/LacA/LacB family sugar-phosphate isomerase — MKKIVIGADKSGFPLKEEVKTYLVSLGYDVEDVGMQTSEDFRAYYEVAPEVAKRIQSGSYEKGILFCGTGMGMNIIANKFKGVYAAVVEGSYSAKMCSVINQANVLTMGGWLIAPQQAMDMVDRWLHTGFTEGLEHKHDFLSNAFKTVQKIEDENFKSL; from the coding sequence ATGAAAAAAATTGTTATAGGGGCAGATAAGTCTGGATTTCCATTAAAAGAAGAAGTGAAAACCTATTTGGTGTCTTTAGGCTATGATGTGGAAGATGTGGGTATGCAAACCAGTGAAGATTTTCGAGCTTATTATGAAGTTGCTCCAGAAGTGGCAAAAAGAATACAATCGGGCTCTTATGAAAAAGGCATTCTTTTTTGCGGAACAGGTATGGGCATGAATATCATTGCCAATAAGTTTAAAGGGGTCTATGCAGCAGTTGTTGAAGGCAGTTATTCAGCAAAAATGTGTTCAGTGATTAATCAAGCCAATGTGCTTACCATGGGTGGATGGCTCATAGCACCTCAACAAGCAATGGATATGGTAGATAGGTGGTTACATACAGGTTTTACGGAAGGATTAGAACATAAACACGACTTTTTAAGTAACGCCTTCAAAACCGTTCAAAAAATAGAAGATGAAAATTTCAAGTCCCTATAA
- a CDS encoding transketolase has translation MNQEKIKALEEHAKTLRKLTIEMIGELGVGHIGGCLSICDVLSVLYFDVMAIDPKHPRWQERDRFILSKGHGGPALYAALAHKGYFDKDLLHTLNRSNTNLPSHCDMIRTTGIDMTAGSLGQGFSAAIGMALGARMDHHSCYIYTLIGDGESQEGQIWEAAMLAGSKKLDHVIAFTDYNQMQIDGYTHDINSLEPMDKKWEAFGWHVQVIDGHNIPEIINAIEKAKDQQEKPSMIILKTIKGKGAYFAEGKVGSHNMPVSEEEWKKAIAMLDEKEVV, from the coding sequence ATGAATCAAGAAAAAATTAAAGCACTCGAAGAACATGCAAAAACGTTAAGAAAATTAACCATTGAAATGATTGGTGAATTGGGAGTAGGCCATATTGGTGGATGTCTTTCCATATGCGACGTCCTTTCGGTACTATATTTTGATGTAATGGCCATTGATCCAAAGCATCCTAGGTGGCAAGAAAGAGATCGTTTTATACTATCTAAAGGTCATGGTGGACCAGCGCTATATGCTGCTTTAGCACATAAGGGATATTTCGACAAAGACTTGCTTCATACCCTTAATCGCTCCAATACCAACCTGCCAAGTCATTGTGATATGATTCGAACCACAGGTATCGATATGACGGCAGGCTCTCTAGGACAGGGGTTTTCTGCGGCTATTGGCATGGCACTAGGTGCTAGGATGGACCATCATTCATGCTATATCTATACGCTTATTGGCGATGGCGAAAGCCAAGAAGGTCAAATCTGGGAGGCAGCCATGCTTGCTGGTAGTAAAAAGTTAGATCATGTCATCGCTTTTACGGATTATAACCAAATGCAGATTGATGGCTATACCCATGATATTAATTCATTGGAACCCATGGATAAAAAATGGGAGGCTTTTGGATGGCATGTTCAGGTGATTGATGGTCACAACATTCCAGAAATAATAAACGCTATAGAAAAGGCAAAAGATCAACAAGAGAAGCCTTCCATGATTATACTAAAAACCATCAAAGGTAAAGGAGCTTATTTTGCAGAAGGCAAAGTGGGTTCTCATAATATGCCCGTATCTGAGGAAGAGTGGAAAAAAGCTATAGCGATGTTGGATGAAAAGGAGGTTGTTTAA
- a CDS encoding SLC13 family permease — MKESLVVKKNILYIVLALLIALIFMNITIPESMAHVGDATLTKAGQTAMAVLLFALVLWMTEALPFHITGLLGIAMMALFKVDTFKVIVKSGFGNDIIIFFIGVLILSAYITRSGLGKRISMFILSKTGNHTYFIILGFLMVGVILSMWITNMAVAAMLMPLGRSILEEEKVTPLKSNFGKALMIACAWGSIVGGIGTPAGAGPNPLAVGFLREMAGIHVSFMDWMIFGIPSAFLLLLPTWGIILLFFKPEMKRLSKSKEQLKDEYQALPKMDREEKITVTIFVLTAVLWVTSSLFEKWLGMSIPISMPVLITSALFFFPGVSKIKWKDIEPDISWSGIILVVSGISLGMMLYNSGAAQWLSVVLLGNIGSVHPFIQILAIVFIISMLKIVFSSNTVTATIIIPIMIALAESLGINPLAMALPAALTSSLAFILVTSTPTNVIPYSAGYFSIKDMAKAGVVLTIISTIIIATSIYVIGRFVQIY, encoded by the coding sequence ATGAAAGAAAGTTTAGTTGTGAAAAAAAACATCTTGTACATAGTACTGGCACTTCTAATAGCATTGATTTTTATGAACATAACCATACCTGAATCCATGGCACATGTAGGTGATGCAACCTTAACTAAAGCTGGCCAAACGGCTATGGCTGTGCTGTTATTTGCTCTTGTTTTATGGATGACGGAAGCCCTTCCATTTCATATTACAGGACTGTTGGGTATAGCCATGATGGCGTTATTTAAGGTTGATACATTTAAGGTTATTGTAAAATCGGGATTTGGCAACGATATCATAATCTTTTTTATAGGGGTATTGATTCTATCAGCGTACATTACAAGGTCGGGATTAGGAAAAAGAATTTCAATGTTTATCCTATCTAAGACAGGTAATCATACATACTTTATTATCCTTGGTTTTCTGATGGTTGGTGTCATATTATCCATGTGGATTACGAACATGGCTGTTGCGGCCATGTTAATGCCACTTGGTAGAAGTATCTTAGAAGAAGAAAAAGTAACGCCCTTAAAAAGCAATTTTGGTAAGGCATTAATGATTGCTTGTGCTTGGGGCTCTATTGTAGGGGGTATTGGTACACCGGCAGGAGCTGGTCCTAATCCTCTTGCTGTAGGATTCTTAAGGGAGATGGCAGGTATTCATGTGAGTTTTATGGATTGGATGATTTTTGGAATACCTTCTGCATTTTTACTTTTATTACCCACTTGGGGTATAATACTACTTTTTTTTAAGCCGGAAATGAAAAGATTATCCAAGAGTAAAGAACAATTAAAAGATGAGTATCAGGCACTTCCCAAAATGGATAGGGAGGAAAAGATTACCGTTACTATTTTTGTATTAACGGCTGTGCTATGGGTTACCTCATCATTGTTTGAAAAATGGTTAGGTATGAGTATTCCTATCTCCATGCCTGTCTTGATAACGTCCGCTTTATTTTTCTTTCCTGGTGTATCAAAAATCAAGTGGAAAGATATTGAACCGGATATATCATGGAGTGGTATTATTCTTGTTGTGTCTGGCATATCCCTTGGCATGATGCTCTATAATTCTGGAGCTGCACAGTGGCTCTCTGTGGTACTTCTTGGAAATATAGGCAGTGTGCATCCTTTTATTCAGATTCTGGCAATTGTGTTTATCATTTCCATGCTGAAAATCGTTTTTTCAAGTAACACTGTTACAGCAACAATCATTATACCCATTATGATTGCCCTGGCAGAAAGCTTGGGTATAAACCCATTAGCCATGGCACTACCAGCAGCGTTAACATCGTCCTTGGCCTTTATTTTGGTGACATCCACACCAACCAATGTCATACCTTATTCAGCAGGCTATTTTTCCATCAAAGACATGGCAAAGGCAGGTGTTGTGTTAACCATTATTTCCACCATTATTATTGCAACATCAATTTATGTCATTGGTAGATTTGTTCAAATTTATTAA
- a CDS encoding L-fucose/L-arabinose isomerase family protein, producing the protein MKQFIKLGVLCLARKTFDHRAALDIYQKRKEELKAIADVEWVICEPLVIEVEDAEVAANQLDSSQVDGVIIISGTFHLGHLALTIDKIVAKPILLWAFNELPYDGGKIRLNAVCGLNLNASNLYKSGNDTYHTIIGDSVDHDWIDAIRIKAAVEHARLGLLGHHAHGFFNLGIDELRLFKDLGILIDQYPLAAIWDRKVSDTTINQCLEDIKEQFDVSTLSKDTLEKVARLTGSMKDFVDEHKLTGLAIRCWPEFAERYGISPCAAMSVLQSQGYILGCEGDVEGTLTMIAAKAIGAQTPFLADLSQVNVEENYALMWHCGVAPCNLWDGSCNCSLDTYFAGGKGVTADFVLKAGPINCFRMDSARGKTRVYMAAGEALHMEKLLRGTYAKVRFEKHIEQALNQVIDTGVAHHVVMVYGEFRKPFDIYSKIMGFETIK; encoded by the coding sequence TTGAAACAATTCATTAAACTAGGTGTTCTTTGTTTGGCTCGTAAGACCTTTGATCATCGAGCAGCTTTGGACATTTATCAGAAACGAAAAGAAGAATTAAAAGCAATTGCGGATGTGGAATGGGTGATTTGTGAACCGTTGGTTATTGAGGTTGAAGATGCAGAGGTAGCTGCGAATCAACTGGATTCATCACAAGTGGATGGTGTTATCATCATTAGTGGCACGTTTCATTTAGGACATTTAGCTCTTACTATCGATAAGATCGTTGCAAAGCCCATACTCCTATGGGCGTTTAATGAACTGCCTTATGATGGTGGAAAGATTCGATTGAATGCAGTATGTGGTCTGAATCTGAATGCTTCTAACTTATACAAATCAGGAAACGATACCTATCATACCATCATTGGTGATTCTGTTGACCATGATTGGATTGATGCAATTCGAATAAAAGCGGCAGTAGAACATGCACGGTTAGGTTTGCTGGGACACCATGCCCATGGCTTTTTTAACTTAGGTATTGATGAGTTAAGGCTATTCAAGGATTTAGGTATTTTAATAGACCAATATCCCTTAGCCGCCATTTGGGATAGGAAGGTATCGGATACAACCATCAACCAATGTTTAGAGGATATAAAGGAACAATTTGATGTGTCAACCTTATCAAAAGATACATTAGAAAAAGTAGCTAGGTTAACTGGGTCGATGAAAGATTTTGTTGATGAACATAAACTAACAGGACTGGCGATACGATGTTGGCCAGAGTTTGCTGAAAGATATGGCATATCACCTTGTGCAGCCATGTCGGTTCTACAATCACAGGGATACATATTGGGGTGTGAAGGTGATGTAGAAGGGACTTTAACCATGATTGCAGCAAAAGCAATTGGTGCACAAACGCCTTTTTTAGCAGATTTATCACAAGTGAACGTTGAAGAAAACTATGCCCTTATGTGGCATTGCGGTGTAGCACCTTGTAACCTTTGGGATGGTTCATGCAACTGTAGTCTTGATACGTATTTTGCTGGTGGGAAAGGGGTTACAGCTGATTTTGTACTGAAAGCAGGTCCTATTAATTGTTTCCGTATGGATTCCGCAAGAGGTAAAACACGTGTTTATATGGCTGCTGGAGAAGCATTACATATGGAAAAATTATTAAGAGGTACTTATGCTAAAGTAAGATTTGAGAAGCACATTGAACAGGCATTGAATCAAGTCATTGATACGGGTGTTGCACACCATGTGGTCATGGTTTATGGTGAATTTCGCAAACCCTTTGACATTTATTCTAAGATCATGGGATTTGAAACAATAAAATAA
- a CDS encoding succinate--CoA ligase subunit beta has product MKLFEYQAKALFQEVGIGIPKSYLLDDASHIEAAIEKTGTPCVLKSQVLKGGRGKAGLIQFADGLDAANEKANLLFKSPHHVNRILVEEAIDIHKELYVSITVDPVESKVLIMACREGGVDIESIAIHTPDKIIMEKVDITSGIQPYHCRNMAYSLGLDGQTAKQVMGMIEKLYHIFKTYDAELVEVNPLFVTKDGHCIAGDGKISLDDNAMYRQKTFTKTRDYFESDIEYEAAREGIPYIQFDGDISLMCAGAGLTTTVYDLIHDEGGTVANYLEFGGPNYRKAKEAMELCLSNQSKVILIVTFGTIARADVMAKGVVEAIKKLQPDRPIITCIRGTNEQEAVKILSDAGLECIFDTEEAVRKAVAIAEGRALS; this is encoded by the coding sequence ATGAAATTATTTGAGTATCAGGCAAAAGCGTTATTTCAAGAAGTGGGTATTGGTATTCCTAAAAGTTATTTATTAGATGATGCTTCCCATATTGAGGCAGCCATTGAAAAAACAGGTACACCTTGTGTGCTCAAATCTCAAGTGTTAAAAGGTGGGAGAGGAAAAGCGGGGTTAATACAATTTGCAGATGGACTAGATGCCGCCAATGAAAAGGCTAACCTTCTATTTAAGTCACCTCATCATGTCAATCGTATTTTAGTAGAAGAAGCCATAGACATTCATAAGGAGTTATATGTATCCATTACAGTTGACCCAGTAGAGTCAAAAGTGTTAATCATGGCATGTCGTGAAGGTGGTGTTGATATAGAATCCATTGCCATCCATACACCGGATAAAATAATCATGGAAAAGGTAGATATCACATCAGGTATCCAGCCGTATCATTGCAGAAACATGGCCTATAGCCTAGGATTAGATGGCCAAACAGCTAAGCAAGTCATGGGTATGATAGAAAAACTGTACCATATTTTCAAAACGTATGATGCAGAATTAGTTGAGGTTAATCCTTTGTTTGTGACAAAGGATGGCCATTGTATAGCAGGTGATGGGAAAATAAGTCTCGATGATAACGCCATGTATCGTCAGAAAACATTTACGAAGACAAGAGATTATTTTGAGAGTGATATTGAATATGAAGCGGCACGGGAAGGTATACCCTATATTCAATTTGATGGCGATATAAGTCTTATGTGTGCAGGTGCAGGATTAACAACGACGGTATACGACTTGATTCATGACGAAGGTGGAACGGTTGCCAACTATTTAGAATTTGGTGGACCTAATTATAGAAAAGCAAAAGAAGCCATGGAACTGTGTTTAAGCAATCAGTCAAAAGTTATTTTGATAGTGACTTTTGGGACCATTGCACGAGCAGATGTTATGGCAAAAGGTGTGGTGGAAGCCATAAAAAAACTACAACCGGATAGACCTATCATAACCTGTATACGAGGTACCAATGAACAAGAGGCTGTCAAAATTTTATCCGACGCAGGGCTTGAATGTATATTTGATACAGAGGAAGCGGTTAGAAAGGCTGTTGCTATTGCAGAGGGGAGGGCATTATCATGA
- a CDS encoding aldehyde dehydrogenase family protein — protein MDSSQDVVKVLMKKAREAQKSIERYTQEEIDDVCLAVGWEVYKDDNIRLLAEEAVRETGMGMVSDKIKKHKVKVMGVLKDIKGAQSVGLIEKQEKKGIYKYAKPMGVIGALTPVTNPTATPASNVLSILKGRNAVIFAPHPKAKKCSKMAIDFMRQGLKKVGAPEDLIQIIEEPTIALTTQLMQDVDLVVATGGGAMVKAAYSSGTPAYGVGPGNSVQIIAEDADIEDAVHKITISKIFDHATSCSSENAIIVHESIYNQVMDALKKNNGYLCEEDDKKRLQDWMWVPNKKGHISLNAKIVAQSAKKIAGDAGISVPQTTRMLLVEGELPIEKERFSEEKLSPVLTIWKYTAFDEGLDMLIRLTHVAGMGHSCGIHTFNEDYIQKLAIEMKSSRIMIRQPQAPANGGNFFNGMPSTTTLGCGTWGGNITTENINYKHFINVTWVSYPIKPMKPTDEEIWGEFWLKYQS, from the coding sequence ATGGATAGTAGTCAAGACGTTGTAAAGGTATTAATGAAAAAAGCAAGAGAAGCACAGAAGAGCATTGAAAGGTATACACAGGAAGAAATTGATGATGTTTGCCTTGCAGTTGGGTGGGAAGTTTACAAAGATGACAATATTAGGCTATTAGCAGAAGAGGCAGTAAGGGAAACAGGTATGGGCATGGTCAGTGACAAAATCAAAAAGCATAAAGTGAAAGTCATGGGTGTATTAAAGGATATCAAAGGTGCTCAATCTGTTGGGCTCATTGAAAAACAAGAAAAAAAAGGTATCTATAAGTATGCCAAACCAATGGGCGTTATAGGTGCATTAACACCTGTGACCAATCCCACAGCTACCCCTGCCAGTAATGTTTTATCTATTCTCAAAGGCAGAAATGCGGTGATATTTGCACCTCATCCAAAAGCTAAAAAATGTTCTAAGATGGCCATTGATTTTATGCGCCAAGGTTTAAAAAAAGTAGGTGCACCAGAAGACTTGATTCAAATCATTGAAGAACCAACCATTGCATTAACCACACAACTGATGCAAGACGTTGATTTGGTTGTAGCCACAGGTGGTGGTGCTATGGTTAAGGCAGCTTATTCAAGTGGTACACCTGCCTATGGTGTTGGACCAGGTAATTCGGTACAAATCATTGCTGAGGATGCTGATATAGAAGATGCGGTACATAAAATTACCATCAGTAAAATATTTGATCATGCCACATCCTGTTCCTCAGAGAATGCCATTATTGTTCATGAAAGTATTTATAATCAGGTCATGGACGCATTGAAGAAAAATAATGGTTATTTATGTGAAGAAGATGATAAAAAAAGGCTTCAAGACTGGATGTGGGTGCCTAATAAAAAAGGACATATATCCCTTAATGCTAAAATTGTTGCTCAATCAGCTAAGAAAATAGCGGGAGACGCAGGTATTTCTGTCCCTCAAACCACTAGAATGCTATTAGTTGAAGGAGAATTACCCATTGAAAAAGAACGTTTTTCTGAAGAAAAATTGTCTCCTGTTCTCACCATATGGAAATACACTGCCTTTGACGAGGGGTTAGATATGCTTATTAGACTGACCCATGTAGCAGGTATGGGACATTCTTGTGGGATTCATACCTTTAATGAAGACTACATTCAAAAGCTGGCCATTGAGATGAAATCAAGCCGTATTATGATTAGGCAACCCCAAGCACCAGCAAATGGAGGGAATTTCTTTAATGGAATGCCTTCTACCACGACTCTAGGCTGTGGCACATGGGGCGGCAATATTACAACAGAAAACATTAACTACAAACATTTTATTAATGTAACATGGGTTTCTTACCCTATTAAGCCAATGAAACCCACTGATGAGGAAATATGGGGAGAATTCTGGTTGAAGTACCAAAGTTAA
- the sucD gene encoding succinate--CoA ligase subunit alpha has translation MSIFIDKGTKILVQGITGKEGSYWTKHMKAMGTCIVAGVTPSKEGQLVEDIPVYHTVRKAVARHDIEASMLFVPPRFTKDAVLEALDAGIKKIVTVADGIPLHDTLEIRQRAKEASAYVIGGNTSGVISPGKAMMGFFPYWIERVYKPGRIGIMTRSGSLTNEVTSMVVSAGFGVSTLMGIGGDPVPGTRFVEMLPFYEADHETDAVVIIGELGGTMEEEVATAIKLGVLTKPLVAFLGGRTAPKGKKMGHAGAIITGGKGSVESKTKALEDAGAFVAKRPRQVGSILQNILMQ, from the coding sequence ATGAGTATTTTTATTGACAAAGGTACAAAAATATTGGTACAGGGTATTACGGGAAAAGAAGGCAGCTATTGGACGAAGCATATGAAGGCCATGGGTACATGTATTGTAGCAGGTGTTACCCCTTCCAAAGAGGGCCAGTTGGTGGAGGATATTCCTGTTTATCATACGGTTCGAAAAGCTGTCGCACGACATGATATTGAAGCTTCCATGTTATTTGTTCCTCCAAGATTTACAAAGGATGCGGTTCTAGAAGCCTTAGATGCAGGTATTAAAAAAATCGTCACTGTGGCTGATGGCATTCCATTGCATGATACCCTTGAAATAAGGCAAAGGGCCAAGGAAGCATCAGCTTATGTGATAGGAGGAAATACTTCAGGGGTCATATCACCTGGAAAAGCCATGATGGGATTCTTTCCATATTGGATTGAACGAGTATATAAACCTGGCCGTATAGGGATCATGACACGTAGTGGTTCACTAACCAATGAAGTCACATCCATGGTTGTATCAGCTGGGTTTGGCGTATCAACACTTATGGGAATAGGAGGTGACCCGGTACCAGGAACAAGGTTTGTTGAAATGCTCCCTTTCTATGAGGCAGACCACGAAACGGATGCTGTGGTGATCATTGGTGAACTAGGGGGAACCATGGAAGAAGAGGTTGCAACGGCAATTAAACTAGGGGTATTAACGAAGCCGCTAGTGGCTTTCCTTGGTGGTAGAACAGCTCCAAAAGGTAAAAAAATGGGTCATGCAGGTGCTATTATTACAGGAGGTAAGGGTTCTGTTGAAAGTAAAACCAAAGCCCTTGAAGATGCTGGTGCATTTGTTGCAAAAAGACCTCGACAAGTAGGAAGCATATTACAAAACATATTGATGCAGTAG
- a CDS encoding transketolase family protein produces the protein MSLESREMREVYTEQLMDLAEKDERIVLVEADLMRAAKSLTFQERFPERTVDVGVAEANMVGVAAGLSAFGKIPFTHSFTSFATRRCFDQITISVAYAGLNVKIMGSDPGVAAELNGGTHMSFEDVGIMRNIPDMVIFEPVDNEQLTQAMPYIVKHIGPVYIRLFRKKTEKIFDEGYTFNWCKADTLQEGSDATIIATGLMVKNALLAAKNLEAEGIRVRVLNIHTVKPIDQHAIIKAAEETGAIVTAENHNIINGLGSAVAEVLIENHPVPMKRIGVRDHFGEVGKMDFLMEKYQMTPEAIAEAVKDVLQMKHKYQQTRRHIS, from the coding sequence ATGTCTTTAGAATCAAGGGAAATGAGAGAAGTATATACAGAGCAGTTAATGGATTTGGCAGAAAAAGATGAACGCATTGTTTTGGTTGAAGCAGATTTGATGCGAGCTGCTAAGTCCTTGACTTTTCAAGAGAGGTTTCCTGAAAGAACCGTTGATGTAGGGGTGGCAGAAGCCAATATGGTTGGTGTTGCAGCTGGCTTGTCCGCTTTTGGTAAAATCCCATTTACCCATTCCTTTACATCTTTTGCTACAAGACGATGCTTTGACCAGATTACAATTTCTGTTGCTTATGCAGGGTTGAATGTGAAAATCATGGGTAGTGATCCTGGTGTTGCAGCAGAGCTTAATGGTGGCACACATATGAGTTTTGAAGATGTAGGTATTATGCGTAACATACCAGACATGGTTATATTTGAACCTGTGGATAATGAGCAACTAACACAGGCAATGCCTTATATAGTGAAACATATTGGTCCTGTATATATACGATTATTTAGGAAGAAAACAGAAAAAATATTTGATGAGGGTTATACATTTAATTGGTGTAAAGCAGATACCCTCCAAGAAGGAAGTGATGCAACCATCATTGCTACGGGGTTAATGGTTAAAAATGCCTTGTTAGCGGCTAAAAACCTTGAAGCAGAAGGAATAAGGGTCCGAGTTCTCAATATCCATACCGTTAAGCCTATTGATCAGCATGCAATCATAAAAGCTGCTGAAGAAACGGGTGCTATTGTAACGGCTGAAAATCATAATATCATTAATGGTCTAGGTAGTGCCGTAGCAGAAGTATTGATTGAAAACCATCCAGTACCCATGAAACGAATTGGTGTAAGGGATCACTTTGGAGAAGTGGGGAAAATGGATTTTCTCATGGAAAAATATCAGATGACGCCAGAAGCTATTGCAGAAGCAGTGAAAGACGTTTTACAAATGAAACATAAATATCAACAAACAAGGAGGCACATATCATGA